The Streptomyces sp. P9-A4 genome contains a region encoding:
- a CDS encoding SanA/YdcF family protein, producing the protein MPARLTRSIPRTVRARRRTVQAVMLGAVLALAPVTWMHTAAAGKLRTTADVPARDVGVVFGAGLWNGRPTPYLAHRLDTAAELYRTGKVRVLLVTGDNSRTAYDEPSAMRAYLTARGVPDGRIVSDYAGFDTWDSCVRARKVFGVDRAVLVTQDFHIKRAVALCGRAGVDAYGVGVPEPHDRTWYYGTTRELFAAGKAALDAGLRPDPHFLGPQEKGVTEALASAAHAPR; encoded by the coding sequence ATGCCGGCACGGCTCACCCGGTCGATCCCCCGCACCGTCCGGGCCCGCCGCCGTACCGTCCAGGCCGTGATGCTGGGCGCCGTGCTCGCCCTCGCCCCGGTCACCTGGATGCACACCGCCGCCGCCGGGAAGCTCCGTACCACCGCCGACGTGCCCGCCCGGGACGTCGGCGTCGTCTTCGGCGCCGGGCTGTGGAACGGCCGCCCCACCCCGTACCTCGCGCACCGGCTCGACACGGCCGCCGAGCTGTACCGGACGGGCAAGGTCCGGGTCCTCCTCGTCACCGGCGACAACAGCCGGACCGCGTACGACGAACCCAGCGCCATGCGCGCGTACCTCACCGCGCGCGGGGTGCCCGACGGCCGGATCGTCAGCGACTACGCGGGCTTCGACACCTGGGACTCCTGCGTCCGCGCCCGGAAGGTCTTCGGCGTCGACCGGGCCGTGCTCGTCACCCAGGACTTCCACATCAAGCGGGCCGTCGCGCTCTGCGGGCGCGCGGGCGTCGACGCGTACGGCGTCGGGGTGCCCGAACCCCACGACCGCACCTGGTACTACGGCACCACCCGGGAGCTGTTCGCGGCGGGCAAGGCCGCCCTCGACGCCGGTCTGCGGCCCGACCCGCACTTCCTCGGCCCGCAGGAGAAGGGCGTCACCGAGGCGCTGGCCTCGGCGGCCCACGCCCCGCGGTGA
- a CDS encoding molybdopterin oxidoreductase family protein codes for MSEVTAVPTHCPYCALQCGMSLRPTGAPELPAEVVERADFPVNRGALCGKGRTAPSVLSSRVRLTGPLVRRPDTGALAPASWEEALAAVADGLRRTRAGHGPDAVGVFGGGGLTNEKAYTLGKFARLVLGTSQIDYNGRFCMSSAAAAHGRAFGLDRGLPFPLEDIPRTGCVILVGSNLAETMPPALRHLTELRENGGKLIVVDPRRTRTAEHADLHLAPRPGTDLALALGMLHLVVAEGRVDEEFVRERTAGWEAARAGAMSHWPEQVERITGVPVPQLREAVALFSDAPTGMVLTARGPEQQSKGTDTVGAWINLCLATGKAGRPLSGYGCLTGQGNGQGGREHGQKADQLPGYRKLDDPAARAHVAGVWGVPPESLPGPGRSAYELLDALGGDVKALLLMGSNPVVSAPRAAHVEQRLRSLGFLAVADVVLSETAALADVVLPVTQWAEETGTMTNLEGRVLLRRRALTPPAGVRSDLEVLHALAGLLGWEKGFPAEPEEVFDELRRASAGGPADYSGIDYRRIEEEQGVFWPCPAAPEGAGAHPGTPRLFLDRFATDDGRARFVPVVHRAAAEETDAEYPVVLTTGRVVSQYQSGAQTRRVAELNAAAPGPFVELHPRLAERLGVAEGERIAVVSRRGRAVAPARITAAIRPDTVFMPFHWYGEGRANTLVNPALDPVSGMPEFKVCAVRLEPVVTEDAEAG; via the coding sequence ATGTCCGAGGTCACCGCCGTACCCACCCACTGCCCCTACTGCGCCCTGCAGTGCGGCATGTCGCTCCGCCCCACCGGCGCCCCGGAGCTGCCCGCCGAGGTGGTCGAGCGGGCCGACTTCCCCGTCAACCGGGGCGCCCTGTGCGGCAAGGGCCGCACCGCCCCCTCCGTACTCTCCTCCCGGGTCCGGCTCACCGGGCCCCTGGTCCGGCGCCCCGACACGGGGGCCCTGGCGCCCGCGTCCTGGGAGGAGGCGCTCGCCGCCGTCGCCGACGGGCTGCGCCGCACCCGCGCCGGGCACGGCCCCGACGCCGTGGGAGTCTTCGGCGGCGGCGGCCTCACCAACGAGAAGGCGTACACCCTGGGCAAGTTCGCCCGGCTCGTCCTCGGCACCTCGCAGATCGACTACAACGGGCGCTTCTGCATGTCGTCGGCGGCAGCCGCCCACGGCAGGGCCTTCGGGCTCGACCGGGGGCTGCCCTTCCCCCTGGAGGACATCCCGAGGACCGGCTGCGTGATCCTCGTCGGCTCCAACCTCGCCGAGACCATGCCGCCCGCCCTGCGCCACCTCACCGAGCTGAGGGAGAACGGCGGGAAGCTGATCGTGGTCGATCCGCGCCGCACCCGCACCGCCGAACACGCCGACCTGCACCTCGCCCCGCGCCCCGGCACCGACCTCGCGCTCGCCCTCGGCATGCTGCACCTGGTCGTGGCCGAGGGGCGGGTGGACGAGGAGTTCGTCCGGGAGCGCACCGCGGGCTGGGAGGCCGCGCGCGCCGGGGCCATGTCCCACTGGCCCGAGCAGGTCGAGCGGATCACCGGCGTGCCGGTACCGCAGCTCCGGGAGGCGGTCGCGCTGTTCTCCGACGCACCCACCGGCATGGTCCTGACCGCGCGCGGCCCCGAGCAGCAGTCCAAGGGCACCGACACCGTCGGCGCCTGGATCAACCTCTGTCTGGCCACCGGCAAGGCGGGCCGCCCGCTCAGCGGCTACGGCTGCCTCACCGGCCAGGGCAACGGCCAGGGCGGTCGCGAGCACGGCCAGAAGGCCGACCAGCTGCCCGGCTACCGCAAGCTCGACGACCCGGCCGCACGCGCGCACGTGGCCGGGGTCTGGGGCGTGCCCCCCGAGTCGCTGCCGGGCCCGGGGCGGAGCGCGTACGAACTCCTCGACGCGCTCGGCGGCGACGTGAAGGCCCTGCTGCTCATGGGCTCCAACCCGGTGGTCTCCGCGCCCCGCGCCGCGCACGTCGAGCAGCGGCTGCGGTCGCTCGGCTTCCTCGCCGTCGCGGACGTGGTGCTCTCCGAGACCGCCGCGCTCGCCGATGTGGTGCTGCCGGTCACCCAGTGGGCGGAGGAGACCGGCACCATGACCAACCTGGAGGGCAGGGTCCTGCTCCGGCGCCGCGCCCTCACCCCGCCCGCCGGGGTGCGCAGCGACCTGGAGGTGCTGCACGCGCTCGCCGGACTCCTCGGCTGGGAGAAGGGGTTCCCCGCCGAGCCCGAGGAGGTCTTCGACGAGCTGCGGCGGGCCTCGGCCGGCGGTCCCGCCGACTACTCGGGCATCGACTACCGGCGGATCGAGGAGGAGCAGGGCGTCTTCTGGCCCTGCCCGGCGGCCCCGGAGGGCGCCGGGGCCCATCCCGGGACGCCCCGGCTGTTCCTCGACCGGTTCGCGACCGACGACGGGCGGGCCCGGTTCGTGCCGGTGGTGCACCGGGCGGCGGCCGAGGAGACGGACGCCGAGTACCCGGTGGTCCTCACCACCGGGCGGGTCGTGTCCCAGTACCAGTCCGGGGCGCAGACCCGGCGGGTCGCCGAGCTGAACGCGGCGGCGCCCGGCCCCTTCGTGGAGCTGCACCCCCGGCTGGCCGAGCGGCTGGGGGTGGCGGAGGGCGAGCGGATCGCGGTGGTCTCGCGGCGCGGGCGGGCGGTCGCACCGGCCCGGATCACCGCCGCCATCCGGCCGGACACGGTCTTCATGCCGTTCCACTGGTACGGGGAGGGGCGGGCCAACACCCTCGTGAACCCGGCGCTGGACCCGGTGTCCGGGATGCCGGAGTTCAAGGTGTGCGCGGTGCGCCTGGAGCCGGTCGTCACCGAGGACGCCGAGGCCGGCTGA
- the cutA gene encoding divalent cation tolerance protein CutA, whose protein sequence is MIVTVRTTIDARAKAEALARGAVEARLVACAQISGPVTSVYHWRGAIETTEEWQVEFKSTEARYPALEAYLLAAHDYETPEILATRVARVGAEYARWVERETEAAEVTAAPADDERPFFVYGTLRPGAYNHDRFLAGRIGSEADAVLHGAVLHDGPGYPYVVPANGGEVVGTLLTPSPGDYGDLFGLLDRLELPVGYERAAMDVVRVRDGARVSAWVFLAAPDAPLGEVIESGDWFDRP, encoded by the coding sequence GTGATCGTCACCGTCCGCACCACCATCGACGCGCGCGCCAAGGCCGAGGCCCTGGCGCGCGGCGCCGTCGAGGCCCGGCTCGTCGCCTGCGCGCAGATCTCGGGGCCCGTCACCTCCGTCTACCACTGGCGGGGCGCGATCGAGACGACCGAGGAGTGGCAGGTGGAGTTCAAGAGCACCGAGGCCCGCTACCCGGCGCTGGAGGCGTACCTGCTCGCCGCCCACGACTACGAGACGCCCGAGATCCTCGCCACCCGGGTTGCCCGGGTGGGCGCGGAGTACGCCCGCTGGGTCGAGCGGGAGACCGAGGCCGCCGAGGTGACCGCGGCCCCCGCGGACGACGAGCGGCCGTTCTTCGTCTACGGGACGCTGCGCCCCGGCGCGTACAACCACGACCGGTTCCTCGCCGGCCGGATCGGCTCCGAGGCGGACGCCGTGCTGCACGGGGCGGTCCTCCACGACGGGCCCGGCTACCCGTACGTCGTCCCGGCGAACGGCGGCGAGGTGGTCGGCACGCTCCTCACGCCCTCGCCCGGCGACTACGGCGATCTGTTCGGGCTGCTCGACCGCCTTGAGCTGCCCGTCGGGTACGAGCGGGCGGCGATGGACGTCGTACGGGTACGGGACGGGGCGCGGGTGTCCGCCTGGGTGTTCCTGGCGGCGCCGGACGCGCCGCTCGGCGAGGTCATCGAGAGCGGGGACTGGTTCGACCGGCCGTAG
- a CDS encoding ABC transporter ATP-binding protein — MSTATEPRAPGPTPGGPGTTPSAPGPTPGGPATAPARTGPPPQRGPGLATPSLERSLSFRASGLRLLRTLAPDRARLLGVLAAGAAAVSLSVLGPLLLGRATDLVITGATGPAGVDFPAVGRLLALSALVVAGSSLLTWTQLRIATTVVQRAGHRLRREAQHKLAKLPLTYLDRQSRGEVLSRTTNDIDNVTQTLQQAFSQMVRALLTLAGVLVMMFWISPLLALVALATVPVSIAVAALVGRRAQPQFVKQWAVTGRLGSHVEEMITGHTEVVAFGRRAEAVRRFDELGEELYRASFRAQFVSGFIQPALTFVGNLNYVAIAVVGGLRVASGTLSVGDVQAFVQYSYDFNGPITQVAAMANLLQSGVASAERVFDLLDAEEETPDPAAPRRPAEPRGKVSFEQVAFRYEPGRPLIEELSLTVEPGRTVAIVGPTGAGKTTLVNLLLRFHEVTGGRITLDGVDTAAMTREELRSGIGMVLQDTWLFGGTIADNIAYGVPGEVSRERIVEAARAAHADRFVRTLPAGYDTVLDEDGGGLSAGEKQLITLARAFLSDPVILVLDEATSSVDTRTEVLVQQAMASLRAGRTSFVVAHRLSTIRDADTILVMEDGAIAEQGGHEELLAAGGAYARLHAAQFARTVET; from the coding sequence GTGAGTACGGCGACCGAGCCCCGCGCCCCCGGCCCCACCCCCGGCGGCCCCGGCACCACACCCTCCGCTCCCGGCCCCACCCCCGGCGGCCCCGCCACCGCCCCCGCCCGCACCGGCCCCCCGCCCCAGCGCGGCCCCGGCCTCGCCACCCCTTCCCTCGAACGTTCCCTCTCCTTCCGCGCCTCCGGCCTCCGCCTCCTGCGCACCCTCGCCCCCGACCGGGCCCGCCTCCTCGGCGTCCTCGCCGCCGGCGCCGCCGCCGTCTCCCTCTCCGTCCTCGGCCCACTCCTCCTCGGCCGCGCCACCGACCTCGTCATCACCGGAGCCACCGGCCCCGCCGGGGTCGACTTCCCGGCCGTCGGCCGGCTCCTCGCCCTCTCCGCCCTCGTCGTCGCCGGGTCCTCCCTCCTCACCTGGACCCAGCTGCGCATCGCCACCACCGTCGTCCAGCGGGCCGGCCACCGGCTCCGCCGGGAGGCCCAGCACAAACTGGCGAAGCTGCCCCTCACCTATCTCGACCGGCAGTCGCGCGGCGAGGTGCTCTCGCGCACCACCAACGACATCGACAACGTCACCCAGACCCTCCAGCAGGCCTTCAGCCAGATGGTCCGCGCCCTGCTGACCCTGGCCGGAGTCCTGGTGATGATGTTCTGGATCTCCCCGCTGCTCGCGCTCGTCGCCCTCGCCACCGTGCCCGTCTCGATCGCCGTCGCCGCCCTCGTCGGCCGGCGCGCCCAGCCGCAGTTCGTGAAGCAGTGGGCGGTCACCGGCCGGCTCGGCAGCCACGTCGAGGAGATGATCACCGGCCACACGGAGGTCGTCGCCTTCGGCCGCCGCGCCGAGGCCGTGCGCCGCTTCGACGAGCTGGGCGAGGAGCTGTACCGGGCGAGCTTCCGCGCCCAGTTCGTCTCCGGCTTCATCCAGCCCGCGCTGACCTTCGTCGGCAACCTCAACTACGTCGCCATCGCCGTCGTCGGCGGACTGCGGGTGGCGAGCGGCACTCTCTCCGTCGGCGACGTGCAGGCCTTCGTCCAGTACTCGTACGACTTCAACGGCCCGATCACCCAGGTCGCCGCGATGGCCAACCTCCTCCAGTCCGGGGTGGCCTCCGCCGAGCGGGTCTTCGACCTCCTCGACGCCGAGGAGGAGACCCCGGACCCGGCCGCACCGCGGCGGCCCGCCGAGCCGCGCGGCAAGGTCTCCTTCGAGCAGGTCGCCTTCCGCTACGAGCCGGGCAGGCCGCTCATCGAGGAGCTGTCCCTCACCGTCGAGCCCGGCAGGACCGTCGCGATCGTCGGCCCGACCGGCGCGGGCAAGACCACCCTGGTCAACCTGCTGCTCCGCTTCCACGAGGTGACCGGCGGCCGGATCACCCTCGACGGCGTCGACACCGCCGCGATGACCCGGGAGGAACTGCGCTCCGGCATCGGCATGGTCCTCCAGGACACCTGGCTGTTCGGCGGCACCATCGCCGACAACATCGCGTACGGGGTGCCCGGCGAGGTCTCCCGCGAGCGGATCGTCGAGGCGGCGCGGGCCGCGCACGCCGACCGCTTCGTCCGCACCCTGCCCGCCGGGTACGACACCGTGCTCGACGAGGACGGCGGCGGCCTCAGCGCGGGGGAGAAGCAGCTGATCACCCTCGCCCGCGCGTTCCTCTCCGATCCGGTGATCCTCGTCCTCGACGAGGCCACCAGCTCCGTCGACACCCGCACCGAGGTCCTCGTCCAGCAGGCGATGGCCTCGCTCCGGGCCGGCCGCACCAGCTTCGTCGTCGCCCACCGGCTCTCCACGATCCGCGACGCCGACACCATCCTGGTGATGGAGGACGGAGCCATCGCCGAACAGGGCGGCCACGAGGAACTCCTCGCCGCCGGAGGGGCGTACGCCCGGCTGCACGCGGCCCAGTTCGCCCGTACGGTGGAGACGTGA
- a CDS encoding ABC transporter ATP-binding protein codes for MLLRLLAPRLLPHRRLLALLVGLQLVQTLASLALPTLNAGIIDQGVLRGDTDRVLHGGAAMIAVTLLQAVAAAAATYTGARIAMGVARDLRSEVFRHVQDFSARERGRFGAASLITRTTNDVQQIQTFTVLVLTMLVAAPLLCFGGIAMALRQDVPLALVLLLFVPVMTGAVGTVVLRMRPLFRGMQERVDGANRVLREQITGVRVVRAFVRDRHERERFAAANDELFSVGLRAGRLQALMFPTVLIVWQLTTVALVYVGAHRIDSGALQPGGLVAFLGYLLQTSMSVMMVLFLLMNMPRAEAGAERVREVLGTRPSVAPPVNAVRPAVRRGHLEVRSADFRYPGAEESVLKEVGLVARPGETTAIIGSTGSGKSTLLGLVPRLFDATGGEVLVDGVDVRRLDPELMARTVGLVPQKPYLFSGTVATNLRYGRPDATDEELWHALEVAQAADFVRTLDEGLDAPVSQGGTNFSGGQRQRLAIARVLVARPRLYLFDDSFSALDPGTDARLRAALREETADATVVIVAQRVSTIRQADRIVVLDRGRSVGTGTHTSLMRDNATYREIVLSQLTEEEAA; via the coding sequence GTGCTGCTGCGACTTCTCGCGCCCCGCCTCCTGCCCCACCGGCGCCTCCTCGCCCTCCTCGTCGGCCTCCAGCTCGTCCAGACGCTGGCCTCCCTCGCCCTGCCCACCCTCAACGCCGGGATCATCGACCAGGGCGTCCTGCGCGGGGACACCGACCGGGTCCTCCACGGCGGCGCCGCGATGATCGCCGTCACCCTGCTCCAGGCGGTGGCCGCCGCCGCCGCCACCTACACCGGCGCCCGGATCGCCATGGGCGTCGCCCGCGACCTGCGCTCCGAGGTCTTCCGGCACGTCCAGGACTTCTCCGCCCGGGAGCGGGGCCGCTTCGGCGCCGCCTCCCTCATCACCCGTACCACCAACGACGTCCAGCAGATCCAGACCTTCACCGTCCTCGTCCTGACGATGCTGGTCGCCGCGCCTCTCCTCTGCTTCGGCGGCATCGCCATGGCCCTGCGTCAGGACGTGCCGCTCGCCCTGGTCCTGCTGCTCTTCGTACCCGTGATGACCGGGGCCGTCGGCACCGTCGTGCTGCGCATGAGGCCGCTCTTCCGGGGCATGCAGGAGCGCGTCGACGGAGCCAACCGGGTGCTGCGCGAGCAGATCACCGGCGTCCGGGTGGTCCGCGCCTTCGTCCGCGACCGGCACGAGCGGGAACGGTTCGCCGCCGCCAACGACGAACTCTTCTCCGTCGGGCTGCGGGCCGGCCGCCTCCAGGCCCTGATGTTCCCCACCGTGCTCATCGTCTGGCAGCTGACGACCGTCGCCCTCGTGTACGTCGGAGCCCACCGCATCGACTCCGGCGCCCTCCAGCCGGGCGGGCTCGTCGCCTTCCTCGGCTATCTGCTCCAGACCTCGATGTCCGTGATGATGGTCCTCTTCCTGCTCATGAACATGCCCCGGGCCGAGGCGGGCGCCGAGCGCGTCCGTGAGGTGCTCGGCACCCGCCCGTCCGTCGCCCCTCCGGTGAACGCGGTGAGGCCGGCGGTCCGGCGCGGTCATCTGGAGGTCAGGAGCGCGGACTTCCGCTACCCGGGCGCGGAGGAATCCGTCCTCAAGGAGGTCGGGCTCGTCGCCCGGCCCGGGGAGACCACCGCGATCATCGGCTCCACCGGCAGCGGCAAGTCCACCCTCCTCGGACTCGTCCCCCGGCTCTTCGACGCCACCGGCGGCGAAGTCCTCGTCGACGGCGTCGACGTCCGCAGGCTCGACCCCGAGCTCATGGCCAGGACGGTGGGTCTCGTCCCCCAGAAGCCGTACCTCTTCTCCGGGACCGTCGCCACCAACCTCCGCTACGGCAGACCCGACGCCACCGACGAAGAACTCTGGCACGCGCTGGAGGTCGCCCAGGCCGCCGACTTCGTCCGCACGCTCGACGAGGGCCTCGACGCACCCGTCTCCCAGGGCGGCACCAACTTCTCCGGCGGCCAGCGCCAGCGCCTCGCCATCGCCCGGGTCCTCGTCGCCCGCCCCCGCCTCTACCTCTTCGACGACTCCTTCTCCGCCCTCGACCCCGGGACCGACGCCCGGCTCCGCGCCGCCCTGCGCGAGGAGACGGCGGACGCGACCGTCGTCATCGTCGCCCAGCGGGTCTCCACCATCCGGCAGGCCGACCGGATCGTCGTCCTCGACCGGGGCCGGAGCGTCGGCACCGGCACCCACACGTCCCTGATGCGGGACAACGCCACCTACCGGGAGATCGTCCTCTCCCAGCTCACCGAGGAGGAAGCCGCGTGA
- a CDS encoding NADPH-dependent FMN reductase: MDITSSTQAQPLTLALVVASDREGRFAPVVTDWFRSRLAEREDFAVTLVDLAEVDLPTTLSHRPSPAVRAELAKVTPVLEAADAFVVITPEYNHSFPASLKNLIDRHYTEWQAKPVGFVSYGGISGGLRAVEQLRQVYAEMHAVTVRDTVSFHHAHGQFDEDGRHKDPAGAEIAAKALLDQLAWWGRALKDAKSFHPYGE, encoded by the coding sequence ATGGACATCACGAGCTCCACCCAGGCCCAGCCCCTCACCCTCGCCCTCGTCGTCGCCAGCGACCGTGAAGGCCGCTTCGCCCCCGTCGTCACCGACTGGTTCCGCTCCCGCCTCGCCGAGCGCGAGGACTTCGCCGTCACCCTCGTCGACCTCGCCGAGGTCGATCTCCCCACCACCCTCTCCCACCGGCCCTCCCCGGCCGTCCGCGCCGAACTCGCCAAGGTCACCCCGGTGCTGGAAGCGGCCGACGCCTTCGTCGTCATCACCCCCGAGTACAACCACTCCTTCCCCGCCTCCCTCAAGAACCTGATCGACCGGCACTACACCGAATGGCAGGCCAAGCCCGTCGGCTTCGTCTCCTACGGCGGCATCTCCGGCGGCCTGCGCGCCGTCGAGCAACTGCGCCAGGTCTACGCCGAGATGCACGCCGTCACCGTCCGCGACACCGTCTCCTTCCACCACGCCCACGGGCAGTTCGACGAGGACGGCCGTCACAAGGACCCGGCCGGCGCCGAGATCGCCGCCAAGGCCCTCCTCGACCAGCTCGCCTGGTGGGGCCGCGCCCTCAAGGACGCCAAGTCCTTCCACCCGTACGGCGAGTGA
- a CDS encoding aminotransferase class IV, which translates to MTTPPPHIEIDGAPVADPGLLAAVMTGFGHFTAMQVREGRVKGLGLHLARLDRSTRELFGRGLDGEEVRALAAGALERAGRRDASLRVYVYPGVRVAVTVAAPAPDGPGTPQRLTTAEYWRPAPHIKHLGGFGQSYHREAAVRAGFDEALLTSPYGEIAEGAITNIAFWDGTSLVWPSAPCLEGITMALLAPRLGSVRRPVTLADLPGYRAALVTNSRGIAPVTAIDEVAFAVDEELMGRVYAAYDAVERDELRP; encoded by the coding sequence ATGACGACTCCGCCTCCGCACATCGAGATCGACGGCGCCCCCGTGGCCGACCCGGGACTGCTGGCCGCCGTCATGACCGGCTTCGGGCACTTCACGGCCATGCAGGTGCGGGAGGGCCGCGTGAAGGGGCTCGGCCTCCACCTCGCCCGCCTGGACCGCTCCACCCGGGAGCTGTTCGGCCGGGGGCTGGACGGCGAGGAGGTCCGCGCGCTGGCAGCCGGAGCCCTGGAGCGGGCCGGGCGGCGGGACGCCTCGCTGCGGGTGTACGTGTACCCGGGCGTCCGCGTCGCGGTGACGGTCGCCGCACCGGCCCCGGACGGCCCCGGCACCCCGCAGCGGCTGACGACCGCCGAGTACTGGCGCCCCGCCCCCCACATCAAGCACCTGGGCGGTTTCGGCCAGAGCTACCACCGCGAGGCGGCCGTGCGGGCCGGCTTCGACGAGGCCCTGCTGACCTCCCCGTACGGCGAGATCGCCGAGGGCGCGATCACCAACATCGCCTTCTGGGACGGAACTTCGCTGGTCTGGCCCTCGGCGCCCTGCCTCGAAGGGATCACGATGGCCCTGCTGGCGCCCCGGCTGGGCTCGGTCAGGCGCCCGGTCACCCTGGCGGACCTGCCGGGGTACCGGGCCGCCCTGGTGACCAACTCCCGGGGCATCGCCCCCGTGACGGCGATCGACGAGGTCGCGTTCGCGGTGGACGAGGAGCTGATGGGGCGGGTGTACGCGGCGTACGACGCGGTGGAGCGGGACGAACTCCGGCCCTGA
- a CDS encoding class F sortase, protein MSNRSKGWGIAVAACVGLWLVQNGSEQVTPPVPSAAQAFAAGPSVHTDAAADPLPPSPPVRLRIPETDVDAPMMRLGLAPDGSLDVPPARDRNMAGWYGDGTTPGARGTAIVAGHVDNADGPAVFYTLGALRKGHRIEVDRQDGRTAVFTVDAVEVYENRGFPDRKVYDEAGRAEIRVITCGGGFSKKNGYQGNVVAFGHLIGVR, encoded by the coding sequence GTGAGCAACAGGAGCAAGGGCTGGGGCATAGCCGTGGCCGCCTGCGTCGGGCTCTGGCTCGTCCAGAACGGCTCGGAGCAGGTCACCCCGCCCGTACCGTCGGCCGCGCAGGCCTTCGCCGCCGGGCCGAGCGTGCACACCGACGCCGCCGCCGACCCGCTGCCGCCGTCGCCGCCGGTCCGGCTGCGCATCCCGGAGACCGACGTGGACGCCCCGATGATGCGGCTCGGTCTGGCCCCGGACGGCTCGCTCGACGTGCCACCGGCGCGGGACCGGAACATGGCCGGCTGGTACGGGGACGGCACCACGCCCGGCGCCAGGGGCACGGCGATCGTCGCGGGCCATGTCGACAACGCCGACGGGCCGGCCGTCTTCTACACGCTCGGCGCGCTGAGGAAGGGCCACCGGATCGAGGTGGACCGGCAGGACGGGCGTACGGCGGTGTTCACCGTCGACGCGGTCGAGGTCTACGAGAACCGGGGGTTCCCGGACCGGAAGGTGTACGACGAGGCCGGCCGGGCCGAGATCCGGGTGATCACCTGTGGCGGCGGCTTCTCGAAGAAGAACGGCTACCAGGGGAACGTGGTCGCCTTCGGGCACCTCATCGGGGTCCGGTAG
- a CDS encoding sulfite exporter TauE/SafE family protein gives MPEISLTTLVLLCLAALVAGWIDAVVGGGGLLQLPALLLGLPHVPAAHILGTNKAVSIVGTTGAAVTYLRKAPVQVGTAVRIGLAALAGSMCGAFFAAGISSEVLRPVIMVVLLAVAAFVMLRPSFGAKAEGEDRAPLTRARIVTAIVVVGGGIGFYDGLFGPGTGTFLVLALTAVLHLDLVTASATAKIVNVCTNAGALAMFAYQGSVYWQLAAVMAVFNLVGGTVGARMALSKGAEFVRGVLLVVVLSLVAKLAFDQWA, from the coding sequence ATGCCCGAGATCTCGTTGACCACCCTTGTCCTGCTCTGCCTCGCCGCGCTCGTGGCCGGGTGGATCGACGCCGTGGTCGGCGGTGGCGGGCTGCTCCAGCTGCCCGCCCTGCTGCTCGGGCTCCCGCACGTCCCGGCCGCGCACATCCTCGGCACCAACAAGGCCGTCTCGATCGTGGGTACCACCGGGGCCGCCGTCACCTACCTCCGCAAGGCGCCCGTCCAGGTGGGGACGGCGGTGCGGATCGGACTCGCGGCCCTCGCCGGCTCCATGTGCGGCGCCTTCTTCGCGGCCGGGATCAGCAGCGAGGTGCTGCGCCCGGTCATCATGGTGGTGCTGCTCGCGGTGGCGGCCTTCGTGATGCTGCGGCCCTCGTTCGGCGCGAAGGCCGAGGGGGAGGACCGGGCGCCGCTGACCCGGGCCAGGATCGTGACCGCGATCGTCGTCGTGGGCGGCGGTATCGGGTTCTACGACGGCCTGTTCGGGCCCGGCACCGGCACCTTCCTGGTCCTCGCGCTGACCGCCGTGCTCCACCTCGACCTGGTGACGGCCTCGGCCACCGCGAAGATCGTCAACGTCTGCACCAACGCGGGCGCGCTCGCCATGTTCGCCTATCAGGGCAGCGTGTACTGGCAGCTCGCCGCCGTCATGGCGGTCTTCAACCTGGTGGGTGGGACCGTGGGGGCGCGGATGGCGCTCAGCAAGGGCGCCGAGTTCGTGCGCGGGGTGCTGCTGGTGGTCGTGCTGTCGCTGGTCGCGAAGCTCGCCTTCGACCAGTGGGCGTGA